One genomic segment of Acidobacteriota bacterium includes these proteins:
- a CDS encoding amidohydrolase family protein: protein MAEQLRERKAVAREPIIDCDVHHMITEPEELFPYLPRDYVEHIQDFGLMMPGGFSTGYTNMPRGGARADVWDGDIHPANNIDMARKRHLDVYGVEAAILTGSTVYGAAVHPNVDYAAALCRAFNDWTLDTWVAADRRFFGSISVSAVDPYQAAQEIHRLGKHPRMVQVIIPAGARMPFGNRFYHPMYEAAQEYGLPVCVHFGSEGTGVSGPPTGVGYPSYYLEMRMARPQNAMAHVSSLICEGVFEKFPNLRFLFVEHDTFWVPGLMWHMDADWKSTREYTPWVKRPPSEYIRRNIRFGSQPMEQPPSLEDLKIFLRWLHADEILVFGSDYPHWDWDNPDRVLRGVSPKLRRRVFYDNARELYGGRLGGLDAASNGSG, encoded by the coding sequence ATGGCGGAGCAACTGCGGGAGCGAAAGGCCGTGGCCCGAGAACCCATCATCGATTGCGACGTTCACCACATGATCACCGAACCCGAGGAACTCTTCCCCTACCTTCCTCGCGACTACGTGGAGCACATCCAGGACTTCGGCCTGATGATGCCCGGTGGATTCTCCACCGGTTACACCAACATGCCGAGGGGGGGCGCCCGGGCCGATGTCTGGGACGGCGACATTCATCCCGCCAACAACATCGACATGGCCCGGAAAAGGCACTTGGACGTATATGGAGTCGAGGCGGCCATCTTGACCGGATCGACGGTCTACGGCGCTGCCGTGCATCCCAACGTGGATTACGCGGCCGCCCTTTGCCGTGCGTTCAACGATTGGACCCTGGACACGTGGGTCGCGGCGGACCGCCGTTTTTTCGGTTCCATCTCGGTTTCGGCCGTGGACCCGTACCAGGCGGCCCAGGAGATCCACCGTTTGGGCAAGCACCCGCGGATGGTCCAGGTCATCATTCCAGCCGGCGCGCGGATGCCCTTCGGAAATCGCTTCTACCATCCCATGTACGAGGCGGCTCAGGAGTACGGACTGCCCGTATGCGTCCACTTCGGTTCCGAAGGGACTGGAGTTTCAGGCCCCCCGACCGGGGTCGGATACCCTTCCTATTACCTGGAGATGCGAATGGCCCGTCCCCAGAACGCCATGGCCCATGTTTCCAGTCTCATCTGCGAAGGGGTCTTCGAGAAATTTCCCAACCTTCGGTTCCTCTTCGTGGAGCACGATACGTTCTGGGTCCCGGGGCTCATGTGGCACATGGACGCGGACTGGAAGTCGACTCGGGAGTACACGCCCTGGGTCAAGCGGCCTCCCAGCGAGTACATCCGCCGAAACATCCGTTTCGGGTCGCAACCCATGGAACAGCCTCCCAGCCTGGAGGACCTGAAGATCTTCCTCCGCTGGCTTCACGCCGACGAGATCCTGGTCTTCGGCAGCGACTATCCGCATTGGGACTGGGACAACCCGGACCGGGTGCTGCGAGGCGTGTCGCCGAAATTGAGACGGCGGGTCTTCTACGACAACGCCCGCGAGCTCTACGGCGGCCGCCTTGGCGGCCTGGACGCGGCTTCCAATGGGAGCGGGTAA
- a CDS encoding Rieske (2Fe-2S) protein — protein MRRHVGRVQDLPPGSRKIVSLGGRAGIGVFNVNGKYHAVKNVCPHQGGPLCQGRLRPLVRSSGPYHVTWEREGEILKCPWHNWEFDLKTGRALYDSRLRVRTYRVTVEGDDIFLHLR, from the coding sequence ATGCGGCGGCACGTGGGAAGGGTCCAGGATCTGCCACCCGGTTCCAGAAAGATCGTCTCCCTTGGCGGCCGGGCCGGTATCGGCGTCTTCAACGTCAACGGCAAATACCATGCCGTCAAGAACGTCTGCCCTCACCAGGGGGGGCCGCTGTGCCAAGGACGACTCCGGCCGCTGGTCCGCTCCAGCGGTCCCTACCACGTCACCTGGGAGCGTGAGGGTGAGATCCTCAAGTGCCCCTGGCACAACTGGGAGTTCGACCTGAAGACGGGCCGTGCCCTCTACGATTCCCGGTTGCGGGTGAGAACGTACCGGGTGACGGTCGAAGGGGACGACATTTTTCTCCATCTGCGCTGA
- a CDS encoding cytochrome c3 family protein, giving the protein MDSGRLGWLLLPVLTGFGVLSLAQVVPQYKGKKENLPRVVAPQPIPFSHKLHSRLGLTCGGCHAGASKGARAGFPATAVCLTCHDTVRKNDPGIEALKVLHRQGKEPEWVRVYQLPDFVFFSHANHVNAQQPCNACHGAVETHEVLNQEVSANMEMCMNCHKASSVSTDCHLCHELGE; this is encoded by the coding sequence ATGGACAGCGGACGGCTCGGGTGGCTGCTCCTTCCGGTTCTTACCGGCTTTGGCGTTCTGAGCCTCGCCCAAGTCGTGCCGCAGTACAAGGGAAAGAAGGAGAATCTGCCCCGGGTCGTGGCGCCCCAGCCGATACCATTCAGTCACAAGCTTCACTCCCGGCTGGGACTGACCTGCGGAGGCTGTCACGCGGGAGCGTCCAAGGGGGCGCGAGCCGGTTTTCCGGCCACCGCCGTCTGCCTGACCTGCCACGACACGGTCCGGAAGAACGATCCGGGAATCGAGGCGCTCAAGGTCCTGCACCGGCAGGGCAAGGAGCCCGAGTGGGTCCGGGTCTACCAGCTTCCCGACTTCGTCTTCTTCAGTCACGCCAACCACGTGAACGCCCAACAGCCCTGCAACGCCTGTCACGGCGCCGTGGAAACCCACGAGGTTCTGAACCAGGAGGTTTCCGCCAACATGGAGATGTGCATGAACTGCCACAAGGCCTCGTCGGTCTCGACCGACTGCCATCTCTGCCACGAGCTGGGCGAGTAG
- a CDS encoding DUF1553 domain-containing protein, with translation MNRIQLAVARAGLAGLQVVLLAVTALGSESSPGGATGEISSVLQKCQFCHRGVGAMAGLDLSSREGALLGGSSGPSLEPGESGQSLLYEKVRSGEMPPSDPLSKAEVDLVRHWIDQGAVWPSGDQDGSQAGAAAPEPLWWSLKPVHRPAVPVVKQAAWVRKPVDAFILAALEEQGLKPSPPASREALIRRATLDLLGLPPTPGEIEAFVSDTSPRAYENLVNRLLASPHYGERWGRHWLDLARFGESQGFERDKIRDHAWPYRDYVIRSFNQDKPYARFVLEQLAGDILEPRSRDGVAATGFLVAAPWDEVGNTQQSAIMRARVRAEEMEEMVGTVAQTFLGMTVNCARCHDHKFDPISQRDYYRLKACLDGIRPGNRPWMTPEETVAHEERTEPLKAGIRNLKRRVAQLQDKVRERVLRKRGIASQPVAEPIARWTFDLNGIDSVGDGHLSPESGPLVEDGEFRFEDGGIRFKDAEGRSDALTVDLSEKTLEAWVRVSKENRQFHFFKVEDTDSPLPRGRYDAIYYHHESSTWRNLSEFKNRTVSPERSKETKTETPIHIAIAYDSRGGIRIYREGLLYWAQDPKGEGPESALQFYARGRTRVVFGGNRTGTVDEARLYDRPLTSEEIAASFRAGIQRVTPEEWNAEASSQERLARDELLEEAARQERLLEGAPPVPLVYAVRTYRSGPQVIMDRGDPATPGDPVEPGGLLAISLPEPEFGLPPDGNEARRRLRLAQWITDPDHPLTARVLVNRVWHYHFGRGIVSTPNDFGFNGGRASHPVLLDWLAQSFLRHGGSVKQLHREIMLSNTYQQSSAFRADAAAADAENRWLWRFSPRRLEAEVIRDSLLAVSGRLNREFGGPGFRPFEVKFFNSHFYNLVDSADPPMRKRTIYRIVVRSGHDPMLEAFDCPDASDKAPRRSHTTTPIQALALMNSPFVLRQADHLADRLRLALPGDRAGQIDLAYRLSLGRTPGPEETTRAVTHAGEHGLESFCWALLNSSEFLYLN, from the coding sequence ATGAATCGCATCCAGTTGGCTGTCGCCCGGGCCGGACTCGCCGGATTGCAGGTGGTGCTTCTGGCGGTGACGGCTCTGGGGAGCGAATCCTCTCCGGGGGGTGCCACCGGCGAAATCTCTTCCGTCCTGCAGAAATGTCAGTTCTGCCACCGCGGGGTCGGCGCCATGGCCGGCCTGGATCTGTCGAGCCGGGAAGGAGCCCTGTTGGGAGGGAGCTCCGGTCCGTCGCTGGAGCCGGGCGAGTCCGGACAAAGCCTCCTCTATGAAAAGGTCCGATCCGGCGAGATGCCCCCAAGCGATCCCCTGTCGAAAGCCGAGGTGGACCTGGTGCGGCACTGGATCGATCAGGGCGCCGTCTGGCCGTCCGGGGACCAGGATGGATCCCAGGCCGGAGCCGCTGCGCCCGAACCGCTCTGGTGGTCTTTGAAGCCGGTGCACCGCCCGGCCGTTCCGGTAGTGAAGCAGGCGGCCTGGGTTCGAAAGCCCGTCGACGCCTTCATCCTGGCGGCTCTGGAGGAACAGGGATTGAAGCCCTCTCCGCCGGCGTCCCGGGAGGCGTTGATCCGGCGGGCGACCTTGGATCTGCTGGGATTGCCGCCCACGCCCGGGGAGATCGAGGCGTTCGTCTCGGACACGTCGCCCCGGGCCTACGAGAACCTGGTGAACCGCCTTCTCGCCTCGCCCCACTACGGCGAGCGCTGGGGCCGGCATTGGTTGGATCTGGCCCGCTTCGGGGAAAGCCAGGGATTCGAGCGGGACAAGATCCGGGATCATGCCTGGCCCTACCGCGACTATGTGATTCGGAGCTTCAATCAGGACAAGCCCTATGCCCGTTTCGTCCTGGAGCAACTGGCCGGAGACATTCTGGAGCCCCGGTCCCGGGACGGAGTGGCGGCCACCGGTTTCCTGGTCGCGGCTCCGTGGGACGAGGTGGGAAACACTCAGCAGAGCGCCATCATGCGAGCCCGGGTCCGGGCCGAGGAGATGGAAGAGATGGTGGGGACGGTGGCCCAGACCTTCCTCGGCATGACGGTCAACTGCGCCCGATGCCACGACCACAAGTTCGATCCCATCTCCCAACGGGACTACTATCGATTGAAGGCCTGCCTGGACGGAATCCGGCCCGGCAACCGGCCCTGGATGACGCCGGAGGAGACGGTCGCCCACGAGGAACGAACCGAGCCTCTCAAGGCCGGAATCCGCAATCTGAAGCGGCGGGTGGCCCAGCTTCAGGACAAGGTCCGGGAGCGGGTTCTGAGGAAGCGGGGGATCGCTTCGCAGCCGGTCGCCGAACCCATCGCTCGTTGGACCTTCGACCTGAACGGGATCGATTCGGTGGGTGACGGGCATCTGTCCCCGGAATCGGGACCGTTGGTCGAAGACGGCGAATTCCGGTTCGAGGATGGCGGGATCCGGTTCAAGGACGCCGAGGGCCGATCCGACGCGTTGACCGTAGACCTGTCGGAAAAGACCCTCGAGGCATGGGTCCGGGTTTCAAAAGAGAACCGCCAGTTCCACTTCTTCAAGGTCGAGGATACCGATTCGCCGCTGCCCAGGGGGCGGTACGATGCCATCTACTACCACCACGAATCCAGCACCTGGCGAAACCTGAGCGAGTTCAAGAACCGCACCGTCAGTCCCGAGCGGTCCAAGGAGACGAAGACGGAGACCCCGATTCATATCGCCATTGCCTATGACTCCCGGGGCGGCATCCGAATCTACCGTGAGGGGCTGCTCTATTGGGCCCAGGATCCCAAGGGAGAGGGCCCCGAGTCCGCGCTTCAATTCTATGCCCGGGGCCGGACCAGGGTGGTCTTCGGCGGGAACAGGACGGGGACGGTGGACGAGGCCCGGCTCTATGATCGACCGTTGACCTCCGAGGAGATCGCAGCCTCCTTCCGGGCCGGCATTCAGCGGGTCACTCCCGAGGAGTGGAACGCCGAGGCCAGCTCTCAAGAGCGCCTCGCCAGAGATGAGCTGCTGGAAGAGGCGGCCCGTCAGGAGCGGCTGCTGGAGGGCGCTCCACCGGTTCCCCTGGTCTACGCCGTCCGGACCTACCGATCCGGTCCTCAGGTGATCATGGATCGGGGGGACCCCGCGACGCCGGGGGATCCGGTCGAGCCCGGAGGGCTCCTCGCCATCTCTTTGCCGGAGCCTGAATTCGGATTGCCTCCCGATGGGAACGAGGCCCGGCGGCGGCTGCGCTTGGCGCAATGGATCACCGACCCGGACCATCCTCTCACGGCGCGCGTGCTGGTGAACCGGGTCTGGCACTATCACTTCGGGCGGGGAATCGTCTCGACCCCCAATGACTTCGGATTCAACGGAGGCCGCGCCTCGCACCCCGTGCTCCTGGACTGGCTGGCGCAGTCCTTCCTCCGGCACGGCGGCAGCGTGAAACAGTTGCACCGTGAGATCATGCTCTCCAACACCTACCAACAGTCGTCCGCGTTCCGGGCCGACGCGGCGGCGGCCGACGCTGAAAACCGGTGGCTCTGGCGTTTCTCTCCCCGGCGGCTGGAGGCGGAAGTGATCCGGGACTCGCTCCTCGCCGTCAGCGGCCGCCTGAATCGTGAGTTCGGCGGCCCCGGATTCCGCCCCTTCGAAGTGAAGTTCTTCAACAGCCACTTTTACAACCTGGTCGACTCGGCCGATCCACCGATGCGGAAACGCACCATCTACCGGATCGTGGTCCGATCCGGGCACGATCCCATGTTGGAAGCGTTCGATTGCCCGGACGCCTCCGACAAGGCGCCCCGCCGCAGCCATACCACGACCCCCATCCAAGCCCTGGCGCTCATGAACAGTCCGTTCGTCCTGCGCCAGGCGGATCATCTGGCGGACCGGCTCCGCTTGGCTCTACCCGGTGACAGGGCGGGACAGATCGATTTGGCGTATCGGCTGAGCTTGGGGCGAACGCCCGGCCCTGAGGAAACGACCCGTGCCGTGACCCATGCCGGCGAGCATGGACTGGAGAGCTTCTGCTGGGCGCTGTTGAACTCGAGCGAATTCCTTTATCTCAACTGA
- a CDS encoding DUF1501 domain-containing protein yields the protein MENSNPKPTSLLPRRHFLWNSGSGLGAIALACLLREETRGSDTRSRFGARPSHFPGPAKRILHIYAAGGASHVDTFDYKPELTRLDGKTMAGKRKVDTFFGQPGTLMQSPFEFRRRGQSGLWVSDLLPHLAECADDLCMIRSMVAKSSNHTPATFQMNSGFTRNGYPCMGSWVTYGLGSENRDLPGFIVLPDPRGLPAGGSINWTAGFLPASHQGVAFRNSGDPLPYLSTPPTVSSRRRASEMELLARMNREHLEINPGDSALEARLQSYELAAHMQMTIPDIVDLDTERPETRRLYGLDEEKTNSFGRNCLLARRLLEKGVRVVQVWIGGAFGRPRINWDGHEDIKENHTDQADTMDRPLAGLLKDMKERGMLEDTLVVWSTEFGRTPFTEGLGAKGRDHHQLAFTCWLAGAGVRKGFSYGASDDVGYDVARDPVTIYDFHATILHLLGLDHKKLTFYHNGIQRRLTDVHGHVVRGVLA from the coding sequence ATGGAAAACTCCAACCCGAAGCCAACATCGCTGCTGCCCAGAAGGCACTTCCTTTGGAATTCGGGCAGCGGTTTGGGCGCCATCGCTTTGGCCTGCCTGCTCCGGGAGGAAACCCGGGGAAGCGACACCCGGTCCAGGTTCGGGGCTCGTCCCTCCCATTTTCCAGGTCCCGCCAAGAGGATCCTGCACATCTATGCTGCGGGAGGCGCCAGTCACGTGGACACCTTCGACTACAAGCCCGAGTTGACCCGGTTGGATGGCAAGACCATGGCCGGGAAGCGAAAGGTCGACACCTTCTTCGGGCAACCCGGGACCTTGATGCAGAGTCCCTTTGAATTTCGGCGAAGGGGCCAGAGTGGGCTCTGGGTGAGCGATCTTCTGCCTCACTTGGCGGAGTGCGCCGACGATCTCTGCATGATCCGGTCCATGGTGGCCAAGAGCTCCAATCACACACCGGCCACATTTCAGATGAATTCGGGATTCACCCGCAACGGATACCCCTGTATGGGGTCCTGGGTCACCTACGGCCTGGGCTCCGAGAACCGGGACCTGCCCGGTTTCATCGTGCTTCCGGACCCCCGGGGTCTTCCCGCCGGAGGGTCCATCAACTGGACCGCCGGGTTCCTGCCGGCGTCCCATCAGGGCGTGGCGTTCCGAAACTCGGGCGATCCCCTGCCGTACCTGTCGACTCCGCCCACCGTCTCCTCCCGGCGCCGCGCCAGCGAGATGGAACTCCTGGCCCGGATGAATCGGGAACACTTGGAAATCAATCCCGGAGACAGCGCCTTGGAGGCGCGGCTCCAATCCTACGAGTTGGCCGCCCACATGCAGATGACCATCCCCGACATCGTGGATCTGGACACGGAGCGGCCGGAAACGCGGCGGCTCTACGGCCTGGACGAGGAGAAGACGAACAGCTTCGGCCGGAATTGCCTGCTGGCTCGCCGGCTGCTGGAAAAAGGTGTCCGGGTCGTTCAAGTCTGGATCGGCGGCGCCTTCGGCCGGCCTCGCATCAACTGGGACGGGCACGAGGACATCAAGGAGAATCACACCGATCAGGCCGACACCATGGATCGTCCGTTGGCCGGACTCCTGAAAGACATGAAGGAGCGGGGCATGCTGGAGGACACCCTGGTGGTCTGGTCGACGGAGTTCGGCCGGACCCCGTTCACCGAAGGGCTGGGCGCCAAGGGCCGCGACCATCACCAGCTCGCCTTCACCTGCTGGCTCGCGGGCGCCGGTGTCCGGAAGGGATTCAGTTACGGCGCTTCAGACGATGTGGGCTACGACGTGGCCCGGGACCCGGTCACCATCTACGATTTTCACGCCACCATCCTTCATCTGCTGGGGCTGGACCACAAGAAGCTCACCTTTTACCACAACGGCATTCAGCGCCGCCTCACCGACGTCCACGGCCACGTGGTGCGTGGTGTATTGGCGTAG
- a CDS encoding ABC transporter ATP-binding protein, translating into MGPDVATGTRMDRSGNSTRTLMVRLFHLAVESRRLLALSLLCGLLFSVVGLFPPLVLRRLIQLLQEGGLSGSTLIWMALALAGLFLLRGVFRYGYGVFSHVAAYRTLHNLLGRTYARVQALPPGAYTHRRSGSLMSRTVNDVEVIEDFLAHGVPEIFLAAVMPAAMLLILFNIHFELALIVTLPLPLVAWLVYRLAGRTSRAWRKTRGRRADLVAEILDRIGGHTVIKSFVREDSELRRVRQASARYRDSIVRANRWSLIPAGVVEFAGGLAYLLVVAAGGRLALGGDVALADLVVFVLYLGQIFQPLLRLANLNDVIQKATASARRVFELLELPVESRAAGLAAIPGDLRWSVELDRVTFGYAPEIPVLREVSFRAEAGEVLALVGPTGAGKTTSCNLVPRFYEPQFGAVKVGGIDVRNLALEPLRRSVAHVMQDVYLFHATIRENILVGNPGATEAEIRDAARAANAEEFILSLPQGYDTMVGERGARLSGGEKQRISIARALLKDAPVLILDEATSSVDTESELEIREAITRLTRDRTVLVIAHRLFTVRNADRIVVLQEGRVVETGTHSRLIHAAGLYERLWTAQDTSRHWQVRTA; encoded by the coding sequence GTGGGTCCGGACGTGGCAACGGGGACACGGATGGACCGGAGCGGCAACTCGACTCGAACCCTCATGGTCCGGCTGTTCCATCTGGCAGTGGAGAGCCGGAGACTGCTGGCCCTGTCGCTCCTGTGCGGCCTCCTCTTCTCGGTGGTCGGACTCTTCCCTCCGCTGGTCTTGAGACGGCTGATCCAGTTGCTTCAGGAGGGGGGTCTTTCCGGGTCCACGCTGATCTGGATGGCCCTTGCTCTGGCCGGACTCTTTCTCCTGCGGGGGGTCTTCCGTTACGGCTACGGTGTCTTCTCCCACGTGGCCGCCTACCGCACGCTGCACAACCTCCTGGGCCGCACCTACGCCCGGGTTCAGGCCCTCCCGCCCGGAGCCTACACGCATCGCCGCAGCGGCTCACTCATGTCCCGGACCGTCAACGACGTGGAGGTCATCGAGGACTTTCTGGCCCACGGGGTGCCGGAGATCTTCCTGGCGGCGGTGATGCCGGCAGCCATGCTCCTGATCCTCTTCAACATTCACTTCGAGCTGGCCCTCATCGTCACGCTGCCCTTGCCGCTGGTCGCCTGGCTGGTGTACCGGCTCGCGGGGCGGACCAGTCGAGCCTGGAGGAAAACCCGGGGCCGCCGCGCCGACCTGGTGGCCGAGATCCTGGACCGGATCGGCGGCCACACGGTCATCAAGTCCTTCGTCCGGGAAGATTCCGAGCTGCGGCGGGTCCGGCAGGCCAGCGCCCGCTATCGCGACAGCATCGTGAGGGCCAATCGCTGGTCTCTGATCCCGGCGGGCGTGGTCGAATTCGCCGGCGGCCTGGCCTACCTCCTGGTCGTCGCCGCGGGGGGACGCCTGGCCTTGGGAGGAGACGTGGCCCTGGCCGACCTGGTGGTCTTTGTCCTCTACCTGGGACAGATCTTCCAGCCCCTGTTGCGGCTGGCCAACCTGAACGACGTCATCCAGAAAGCGACCGCCTCGGCGCGGCGAGTCTTCGAGCTACTGGAACTGCCGGTGGAATCGCGGGCGGCCGGCCTGGCCGCCATTCCCGGCGACCTCCGCTGGTCGGTGGAGCTGGACCGGGTCACCTTCGGCTACGCGCCGGAGATTCCCGTCCTTCGGGAGGTGAGTTTCCGGGCCGAAGCGGGCGAAGTCCTGGCCCTGGTCGGCCCCACCGGCGCCGGCAAGACGACCTCCTGCAACCTGGTCCCCAGGTTCTACGAACCGCAGTTCGGAGCGGTGAAGGTCGGCGGGATCGACGTCCGGAATCTGGCGCTGGAACCGTTGCGCCGGAGTGTGGCCCACGTCATGCAGGACGTGTATCTCTTCCATGCCACCATCCGGGAGAACATCCTGGTGGGAAACCCCGGCGCCACCGAGGCCGAAATCCGTGACGCCGCCCGAGCCGCCAACGCCGAGGAATTCATCCTATCCCTGCCCCAGGGCTACGACACCATGGTCGGGGAGAGGGGAGCGCGCCTCTCGGGAGGCGAGAAACAGCGGATCTCCATCGCCCGCGCCCTCCTCAAAGACGCGCCCGTCCTGATCCTGGACGAAGCCACCTCAAGCGTGGACACCGAGTCGGAGTTGGAGATCCGGGAAGCCATCACCCGCCTGACCCGGGACCGGACAGTCCTGGTCATCGCTCACCGCCTCTTTACCGTCCGCAACGCCGACCGGATCGTGGTGCTCCAGGAGGGACGGGTCGTGGAGACGGGAACCCACTCGCGGCTGATCCACGCCGCAGGCCTCTACGAACGTCTCTGGACGGCTCAGGACACGTCACGGCACTGGCAGGTGCGAACGGCGTAG
- a CDS encoding ABC transporter permease has protein sequence MGFWMILKISLKSLGRNMIRSILTMLGIIIGVAAVITMVSLGQGAQRQVQEEIAAMGTNTLWIRAGSRRSWGIRSGSGTQNTLTAADFEAILQEVPTVQAVSPSASTMAQVVFGNQNWNTRIEGYNEQYQLLRNWPLTQGEFFEESHVKTAARVAVLGQTVVDELFGGGDPVGQTIRVKNLPFQVLGVLKKKGANNWGRDQDDTIIVPYTTVQKKFQGGVLYVQSGLISAVSARASFAAQEQISALLRQRHNLGRDQADDFRVRNLSEFAEAAEATNRVMTSLLASIAAVSLLVGGIGIMNIMLVSVTERTREIGIRMAIGARPGHVRVQFLSESIVLCLLGGLIGLGMGIGGSFLVSQGMGWPTQISPNAIAVSIFFSAAIGVFFGYYPAHKAAQLDPIEALHYE, from the coding sequence ATGGGTTTCTGGATGATCTTGAAAATCTCCCTCAAGTCCTTGGGCCGGAACATGATCCGCTCCATTCTCACCATGCTGGGGATCATCATCGGCGTCGCCGCCGTCATCACCATGGTCAGCCTGGGTCAGGGGGCCCAGCGGCAGGTGCAGGAGGAGATCGCCGCCATGGGGACCAATACCCTCTGGATCCGGGCCGGCAGCCGCCGGTCGTGGGGAATCCGGAGCGGATCGGGAACTCAGAACACCCTCACCGCCGCCGACTTCGAGGCCATCCTTCAAGAGGTTCCCACGGTACAGGCCGTGAGCCCCAGCGCTTCCACCATGGCCCAGGTCGTGTTCGGCAACCAGAACTGGAACACTCGCATCGAAGGGTACAACGAGCAATACCAGCTGCTGCGCAACTGGCCCCTCACCCAAGGTGAATTCTTTGAAGAGAGTCACGTGAAGACGGCAGCTCGAGTCGCCGTCCTGGGCCAGACCGTCGTCGACGAGCTCTTCGGCGGAGGCGACCCGGTGGGCCAGACGATCCGGGTCAAGAACCTCCCGTTCCAGGTGCTGGGAGTCCTCAAGAAGAAGGGCGCCAACAACTGGGGGCGGGATCAGGACGACACCATCATCGTTCCTTACACCACGGTCCAGAAGAAGTTCCAGGGAGGGGTCCTCTACGTCCAGTCCGGCCTGATCTCCGCCGTGAGCGCCCGCGCGAGCTTCGCGGCCCAGGAGCAGATCAGCGCGCTCCTGCGCCAGCGCCACAATCTGGGTCGGGATCAGGCCGACGATTTCCGGGTTCGGAATCTGAGCGAGTTCGCGGAAGCGGCCGAAGCCACCAACCGGGTCATGACCAGCCTGTTGGCCAGCATCGCCGCCGTCTCCCTCCTGGTGGGGGGCATCGGCATCATGAACATCATGCTGGTCTCGGTGACCGAACGGACCCGGGAGATCGGCATTCGCATGGCCATCGGAGCCCGGCCCGGACACGTGAGAGTCCAGTTCCTGTCCGAATCCATCGTGCTCTGCCTGTTGGGCGGCTTGATCGGCCTTGGAATGGGGATCGGTGGATCCTTCCTCGTCTCCCAGGGCATGGGATGGCCGACCCAGATCTCCCCCAACGCCATCGCGGTCTCCATCTTCTTCTCGGCTGCCATCGGGGTCTTTTTCGGATATTATCCGGCCCACAAGGCAGCACAACTGGACCCCATCGAAGCGCTCCACTACGAGTAG
- a CDS encoding ABC transporter ATP-binding protein has protein sequence MVQVAAAQQNLRDSAPPGGDSLLSLEAVWKIYDLGEVQVEALRGVSVEVVSGEFVAVMGASGSGKSTLLNLLGCLDRPTRGQYRLDGIDVSTFSASQRADIRNQKIGFIFQSFNLLPRTSIWENVEAPMLYAGVPRQERARRIEEALEVVGIPEKAQVMPNQLSGGQQQRVAVARALVNRPAILLADEPTGNLDSATSEEIMRFLVDLNRDQGITLIMVTHEASIAAHAKRTIQLRDGLIVSDKFH, from the coding sequence ATGGTTCAAGTGGCCGCAGCGCAGCAGAATCTCCGCGACTCCGCGCCGCCGGGCGGGGACAGTCTCCTTTCTCTTGAAGCCGTTTGGAAAATCTACGACCTGGGAGAGGTCCAGGTCGAAGCCCTGAGGGGAGTCTCCGTGGAGGTCGTCTCGGGCGAGTTCGTGGCCGTCATGGGAGCCTCGGGTTCAGGCAAATCGACCTTGCTGAACCTGTTGGGATGCCTGGACCGGCCGACCCGCGGACAGTATCGGTTGGACGGGATCGACGTCTCCACCTTCTCGGCGTCCCAGCGGGCGGACATCCGGAACCAGAAGATCGGATTCATCTTCCAGAGCTTCAACCTGCTGCCCCGGACCTCCATCTGGGAGAACGTGGAAGCGCCCATGCTCTACGCCGGCGTTCCCCGCCAGGAGCGGGCCCGCAGGATCGAGGAGGCGTTGGAAGTGGTGGGCATCCCGGAGAAGGCCCAGGTCATGCCCAATCAACTGTCGGGCGGTCAGCAGCAGCGGGTCGCCGTGGCCCGGGCCCTGGTCAACCGGCCGGCCATCCTGCTGGCCGACGAACCCACCGGCAACCTGGACTCGGCGACGTCGGAAGAGATCATGCGCTTTCTCGTGGATCTGAACCGGGATCAGGGCATCACGCTGATCATGGTGACCCACGAGGCGTCCATCGCGGCTCACGCCAAGCGCACGATCCAACTGCGGGACGGTCTTATCGTCAGCGACAAATTTCACTAG